The following are encoded together in the Anoplopoma fimbria isolate UVic2021 breed Golden Eagle Sablefish chromosome 9, Afim_UVic_2022, whole genome shotgun sequence genome:
- the cdc6 gene encoding cell division control protein 6 homolog: protein MPSTRSNGRAQPTLAFPRRKSCRVSSRSKTPQLERSPTPSPTKPRLQDLDPIRIAPMSPKLPVAHPSPLSPRRPAVQPSPSSLQTRLPLSPRKRTGDDNGCNFGAAPLGSPPKQSKLTLASPRKLGFDENSPVSVRRKLVPSSSPRQPLSPSAGSSPRRQETPARSPARQNSERKSPVVRLFGEKSRFLSVKQALHTAVPDRLLSREAERASIRSFLEEKALQRVPGSLYISGAPGTGKTACLNCVLQEMKAELSCVQTVVVNCMSLRSSHAIFRLLADKLRAPGGQNGLQRFLTAPGPAVLLVLDEMDQLDSKSQDVLYTIFEWPYLTESRLCLVGIANALDLTDRILPRLQARPHCRPLLLHFPPYSRQELTAIVQDRLSQASAEGILDASAVQFCARKVSAVSGDARKALDICRRAVEVVESDERKKASDPKAETKGAVSRVSLPQVARVLSEVYGDRMASQCGGGDAAGESFPLQQKLLVCCLLLLTRNGKSKEIVLGKLHEVYSRLCAQRQVSAVAQGECLSLCGLLESRGIFSLKKAKEARLTKVFLKIEEKDVENALKDRTLLGSILAAGLPS, encoded by the exons ATGCCCAGCACGCGCTCTAACGGCCGGGCTCAGCCCACGCTGGCCTTCCCTCGCCGCAAATCCTGCAGAGTTTCCTCGCGCTCCAAGACGCCACAGCTGGAAAGATCTCCGACCCCGTCGCCGACCAAGCCCAGACTCCAGGACCTCGACCCGATCCGGATCGCCCCGATGTCCCCTAAACTACCAGTCGCCCACCCGTCTCCTCTCTCACCCAGACGCCCTGCGGTCCAGCcttcaccctcctccctccagacaAGACTTCCCCTCAGCCCACGGAAACGCACAG GTGACGACAACGGCTGTAACTTCGGCGCCGCGCCGCTCGGTTCTCCTCCGAAGCAGAGCAAGCTGACTCTGGCTTCGCCCAGAAAGCTCGGTTTCGACGAGAACTCGCCGGTCTCGGTTCGCCGAAAGCTGGTCCCATCCTCGTCACCACGGCAACCGCTGTCCCCCAGCGCCGGATCGTCCCCGAGGCGACAGGAAACGCCTGCTAGAAGCCCGGCACGCCAAAACTCAGAGAGGAAGTCACCGGTCGTTCGGCTCTTTGGAGAAA AGTCGAGGTTTCTGAGCGTGAAGCAGGCTCTCCACACCGCTGTGCCCGACCGGCTCCTGTCCCGGGAGGCCGAGCGGGCATCCATTCGGTCTTTCCTGGAGGAGAAGGCCCTGCAGCGCGTCCCCGGCAGCCTCTACATCTCCGGAGCTCCGGGCACCGGCAAGACTGCCTGCCTCAACTGTGTACTGCAGGAGATGAAG GCCGAGCTGTCCTGCGTACAGACGGTGGTGGTGAACTGTATGAGTCTGAGGAGCTCCCACGCCATCTTCAGGCTGCTGGCCGACAAGCTGAGAGCGCCGGGCGGGCAGAACGGACTGCAGAGGTTCCTGACGGCCCCGGGGCCCGCTGT GCTTCTTGTTCTGGACGAGATGGACCAGCTGGACAGTAAATCTCAGGACGTCCTCTACACCATCTTTGAGTGGCCGTACCTGACGGAGTCTCGCCTCTGTCTCGTCG GTATCGCCAACGCTCTGGATCTGACCGACCGCATCCTGCCCCGTCTGCAGGCTCGCCCTCACTGTCGCCCCCTGCTGTTACACTTCCCTCCCTACAGCCGCCAGGAGCTCACCGCCATCGTCCAGGACCGACTCTCTCAG GCGTCGGCTGAAGGGATCCTTGACGCCTCCGCGGTTCAGTTTTGTGCCAGAAAAGTGTCTGCGGTGTCGGGAGACGCCAGGAAAGCTCTGGACATCTGCAG gagaGCTGTTGAGGTTGTTGAGTCTGATGAGAGGAAGAAAGCATCGGATCCAAAAGCTGAAACAAAAG GTGCAGTGTCGCGGGTCAGCCTTCCTCAGGTTGCGCGGGTGCTGTCGGAGGTTTACGGCGACCGGATGGCGTCTCAGTGTGGCGGCGGCGACGCTGCCGGAGAGAGTTTCCCTCTGCAGCAGAAACTTCTGgtctgctgcctgctgctgctcacacgCAACGGAAAGAGCAAAGAGATCGTCCTCGGAAAG cTCCACGAGGTTTACAGCCGTCTGTGCGCCCAGCGGCAGGTCTCTGCGGTCGCTCAGGGAGAGTGTTTGTCTCTCTGCGGTCTGCTGGAGAGTCGAGGAATCTTCTCTCTGAAGAAAGCCAAAGAGGCTCGTCTCACTAAG GTGTTTCTAAAGATCGAGGAGAAAGACGTTGAAAACGCTCTGAAGGACCGGACGCTGCTGGGAAGCATCCTCGCTGCAGGACTCCCCTCCTGA
- the ccsapa gene encoding centriole, cilia and spindle-associated protein isoform X2 — protein sequence MSDKNQTGEITTTMVTKKIRTEYMKKFRDPKWETFSKCYEDSLKYRLTRRVMEHSHKPWFWEGLDSGSESSGWSTPRMTRNKVAPLSLPPPPPSSEVKQILSSPGAKPPSEEGQTEVRGGETEVDAAPTAVVENGVNEASGGSVTAALNPGGSSEDTETDNGPADTTSSDGEPVNPVPKRRPRRRTPRPEPVHRDSSHDDKPVVVHKTPRAKSQPPISSKEKENRRPSSRLDWTERHTEVKRTNECNTSDACVQTRREFDKRGSNPDRRRARSADLEKTRQSQLTVVVEDRWMTEYMRCFSARLR from the exons TGATAAGAACCAGACCGGGGAAATAACAACAACCATGGTGACCAAGAAAATCCGGACAGAGTACATGAAGAAGTTCAGGGATCCCAAATGGGAGACGTTCTCCAAATGTTACGAGGACTCTCTGAAGTACCGTCTGACCCGGCGGGTGATGGAGCATTCCCACAAGCCCTGGTTCTGGGAGGGCTTGGACAGCGGCTCCGAGTCCAGCGGCTGGTCCACGCCGAGGATGACCAGGAACAAAGTCGCCCCGCTGTCCCTCCCACCGCCGCCGCCGTCCTCAGAGGTGAAACAGATTCTGTCCAGCCCCGGGGCGAAACCGCCCTCTGAGGAAGGACAGACGGAGGTGCGAGGTGGAGAAACAGAGGTAGACGCTGCACCGACCGCAG TTGTAGAAAACGGTGTGAACGAAGCCAGCGGTGGTTCTGTGACGGCGGCTCTAAACCCCGGTGGATCCTCAGAGGACACGGAGACGGACAACGGTCCCGCCGACACCACGTCTTCTGACGGGGAGCCGGTGAACCCCGTACCAAAGCGCCGCCCCCGCCGCCGCACCCCTCGGCCTGAGCCGGTACACCGGGACAGTTCCCATGACGACAAACCAGTCGTGGTCCACAAAACGCCGAGAGCGAAGAGCCAACCACCAATCAGCAGCAAGGAGAAGGAGAACCGGAGGCCGTCCAGCCGGCTGGACTGGACCGAGAGACACACGGAGGTCAAGAGGACGAATGAG TGCAACACGTCCGACGCCTGCGTTCAAACCCGCCGGGAGTTCGACAAACGTGGCTCCAACCCGGACCGCCGGCGGGCTCGGTCAGCCGACCTGGAGAAGACGAGGCAGTCGCAGCTgacggtggtggtggaggaCCGCTGGATGACGGAGTACATGCGCTGCTTCTCCGCCCGGCTGAGGTAG
- the ccsapa gene encoding centriole, cilia and spindle-associated protein isoform X1: protein MRSGDKNQTGEITTTMVTKKIRTEYMKKFRDPKWETFSKCYEDSLKYRLTRRVMEHSHKPWFWEGLDSGSESSGWSTPRMTRNKVAPLSLPPPPPSSEVKQILSSPGAKPPSEEGQTEVRGGETEVDAAPTAVVENGVNEASGGSVTAALNPGGSSEDTETDNGPADTTSSDGEPVNPVPKRRPRRRTPRPEPVHRDSSHDDKPVVVHKTPRAKSQPPISSKEKENRRPSSRLDWTERHTEVKRTNECNTSDACVQTRREFDKRGSNPDRRRARSADLEKTRQSQLTVVVEDRWMTEYMRCFSARLR from the exons TGATAAGAACCAGACCGGGGAAATAACAACAACCATGGTGACCAAGAAAATCCGGACAGAGTACATGAAGAAGTTCAGGGATCCCAAATGGGAGACGTTCTCCAAATGTTACGAGGACTCTCTGAAGTACCGTCTGACCCGGCGGGTGATGGAGCATTCCCACAAGCCCTGGTTCTGGGAGGGCTTGGACAGCGGCTCCGAGTCCAGCGGCTGGTCCACGCCGAGGATGACCAGGAACAAAGTCGCCCCGCTGTCCCTCCCACCGCCGCCGCCGTCCTCAGAGGTGAAACAGATTCTGTCCAGCCCCGGGGCGAAACCGCCCTCTGAGGAAGGACAGACGGAGGTGCGAGGTGGAGAAACAGAGGTAGACGCTGCACCGACCGCAG TTGTAGAAAACGGTGTGAACGAAGCCAGCGGTGGTTCTGTGACGGCGGCTCTAAACCCCGGTGGATCCTCAGAGGACACGGAGACGGACAACGGTCCCGCCGACACCACGTCTTCTGACGGGGAGCCGGTGAACCCCGTACCAAAGCGCCGCCCCCGCCGCCGCACCCCTCGGCCTGAGCCGGTACACCGGGACAGTTCCCATGACGACAAACCAGTCGTGGTCCACAAAACGCCGAGAGCGAAGAGCCAACCACCAATCAGCAGCAAGGAGAAGGAGAACCGGAGGCCGTCCAGCCGGCTGGACTGGACCGAGAGACACACGGAGGTCAAGAGGACGAATGAG TGCAACACGTCCGACGCCTGCGTTCAAACCCGCCGGGAGTTCGACAAACGTGGCTCCAACCCGGACCGCCGGCGGGCTCGGTCAGCCGACCTGGAGAAGACGAGGCAGTCGCAGCTgacggtggtggtggaggaCCGCTGGATGACGGAGTACATGCGCTGCTTCTCCGCCCGGCTGAGGTAG